In Amycolatopsis methanolica 239, a single genomic region encodes these proteins:
- a CDS encoding N-acyl-D-amino-acid deacylase family protein, whose protein sequence is MSDFDIVIRGGDVLDGTGAAARRADVGVRDGRIAAISGERLDGATVVDAAGQVVTPGFIDLHSHADFTLAHDPGAVTQLAQGVTTLITGNCGHSPFPIGDLALHQRTSAFDPARLRWSWSDGAGFAADLGEAAPAVNVGLQVGHNSVRLAVLGAEDRAPTEDELHRMCELVRAAAGQGAVGFSTGLIYTPGLFAAPEEVRALVAAAASAGLLYSTHLRNETSALADAVAEAIEAAEAGGARLEISHLKAMGPANHGAVHDALALIDAARARGVDVMADVYPYTASSTELASRLPSWAVDGGKDALVARLADPVLRGKMAASLRERFGRDIDPEGVVLGELPPGPYRASTGLSIADIGRAEGTDPAEAALRVLEAHAAQVMIVNHAMDEDDVIAVLRHPAVSVASDGWIMTETGEGRPHPRSFGTFARVLARYVRERGVLSLEQAVHKMTGLPAARLGWTDRGVLREGAVADIAVFDPDTITDHSTFEEPWRLATGCSTVLVGGTPALLHGEATGARTGVVVGAS, encoded by the coding sequence GTGTCCGATTTCGACATCGTGATCCGCGGCGGCGACGTGCTCGACGGCACCGGCGCCGCCGCCCGGCGGGCCGACGTCGGTGTGCGCGACGGCCGGATCGCCGCGATCAGCGGCGAACGGCTCGACGGTGCCACCGTGGTGGACGCGGCAGGCCAGGTCGTCACGCCCGGGTTCATCGACCTGCACTCGCACGCCGATTTCACCCTCGCGCACGATCCGGGCGCGGTCACCCAGCTCGCGCAGGGCGTGACGACGCTGATCACCGGCAACTGCGGTCATTCGCCGTTCCCGATCGGCGACCTCGCGCTGCACCAGCGCACCAGCGCGTTCGACCCGGCGCGGCTGCGCTGGTCGTGGTCGGACGGTGCGGGGTTCGCCGCCGACCTGGGCGAAGCCGCGCCCGCGGTGAACGTGGGCCTGCAGGTCGGGCACAACTCGGTGCGGCTGGCGGTGCTCGGCGCCGAGGACCGGGCGCCCACCGAGGACGAGCTGCACCGGATGTGCGAGCTGGTCCGCGCGGCCGCCGGGCAGGGCGCGGTGGGGTTCTCCACCGGGTTGATCTACACGCCGGGCCTGTTCGCGGCGCCGGAGGAGGTGCGGGCGCTGGTCGCGGCGGCGGCCTCGGCCGGGTTGTTGTACTCGACGCACCTGCGCAACGAGACCTCCGCCCTCGCGGATGCGGTGGCCGAGGCGATCGAGGCGGCTGAGGCCGGGGGAGCCCGGCTGGAGATCTCGCACCTGAAGGCGATGGGACCGGCCAACCACGGCGCCGTGCACGACGCGCTGGCCCTCATCGACGCCGCGCGTGCCCGCGGGGTGGACGTGATGGCCGATGTGTACCCCTACACCGCGTCGAGCACGGAGCTGGCGTCGCGGTTGCCGTCGTGGGCGGTGGACGGCGGCAAGGACGCGCTGGTGGCGCGGCTCGCCGATCCGGTGCTGCGCGGGAAGATGGCGGCGTCGTTGCGGGAGCGGTTCGGCCGGGACATCGACCCGGAGGGGGTGGTGCTGGGGGAGCTGCCACCGGGCCCCTACCGGGCGAGCACCGGTCTGTCCATCGCGGACATCGGCAGGGCGGAGGGCACCGACCCGGCCGAGGCGGCGCTGCGGGTGCTGGAGGCGCACGCGGCGCAGGTGATGATCGTCAACCACGCGATGGACGAGGACGACGTGATCGCCGTGCTGCGGCACCCGGCGGTCTCCGTGGCGAGCGACGGCTGGATCATGACCGAGACTGGCGAGGGCCGGCCGCATCCGCGTAGTTTCGGCACGTTCGCCCGGGTGCTGGCACGGTACGTGCGGGAGCGCGGGGTGCTGAGCCTGGAGCAGGCGGTGCACAAGATGACCGGGCTCCCGGCCGCGCGGCTCGGCTGGACCGACCGCGGCGTGCTGCGCGAGGGCGCGGTGGCCGACATCGCGGTGTTCGACCCCGACACCATCACCGACCACTCGACGTTCGAGGAGCCGTGGCGCCTGGCGACCGGGTGCTCGACGGTGCTCGTCGGCGGAACCCCCGCGCTGCTCCACGGCGAGGCGACGGGCGCCAGGACCGGAGTCGTGGTCGGCGCAAGCTGA
- a CDS encoding Na+/H+ antiporter NhaC family protein, producing MNEVDTAAEVTAPPARARREARTVVRTVIAVAGLVLSAALGPFVSAPTLWGLVPIVLYAVLALLGMDIMVATVAAVLSALLVMMPTPENAAKLLGESLGDQVTMIGLVIMLGAGVGEILRATGVAARIVRGVMRVMGERSRTAATLGVMLSCLILVASLGTLAGALAIAAPLLLPIVARLGFTRSATASMMFIGGCAGLALAPFAGSNVAIMDAAEVGYLQYLLYGAGPLAVLSLVAGLLIVPWMQRRTRGTDDFYDPEDLGATDDGAAIPRSGRATLAFGLTLVASVVYAIISGAGTAFPLVALPVLAIVTGLAGGLSPVAIASHVYRGAARLVEIFLLFWLLAVLFAGIDALEPFQVILDTWGGSMQGLSPFLFALVIALLGWVGVPGATAAQVVLLDKVFGSLAAAVGIGPGAWVIVLLFASKADTYGPFPNANMVGSMSLARSVNLRNIIITGFLVLIPACVMYAIILMFETR from the coding sequence ATGAACGAGGTCGACACCGCGGCGGAGGTGACCGCCCCGCCCGCTCGTGCGCGCCGGGAGGCGCGCACCGTCGTGCGGACCGTCATCGCCGTCGCCGGGCTGGTGCTCTCCGCCGCGCTCGGCCCCTTCGTGTCGGCACCGACCCTGTGGGGCTTGGTGCCGATCGTCCTGTACGCCGTGCTCGCGCTGCTCGGCATGGACATCATGGTCGCGACCGTGGCGGCGGTGCTGTCCGCGCTGCTGGTGATGATGCCGACGCCGGAGAACGCCGCGAAGCTGCTCGGCGAGTCACTCGGTGATCAGGTGACCATGATCGGCCTGGTCATCATGCTCGGCGCAGGCGTCGGCGAGATCCTGCGCGCAACAGGTGTGGCGGCGCGGATCGTGCGCGGGGTCATGCGCGTGATGGGAGAGCGCAGCCGCACCGCCGCGACGCTCGGCGTGATGCTGTCCTGCCTGATCCTCGTCGCGAGCCTCGGCACCCTCGCCGGTGCTCTGGCGATCGCCGCGCCGCTGCTGCTGCCGATCGTCGCGCGCCTCGGTTTCACCCGGTCCGCCACCGCCTCGATGATGTTCATCGGCGGGTGCGCCGGTCTCGCGCTGGCGCCGTTCGCCGGGTCGAACGTGGCCATCATGGACGCCGCGGAGGTCGGCTACCTGCAGTACCTGCTGTACGGCGCGGGCCCGCTCGCGGTGCTGTCGCTGGTGGCCGGGCTGCTGATCGTGCCGTGGATGCAGCGCCGCACCCGGGGCACCGACGACTTCTACGACCCGGAGGACCTCGGTGCCACCGACGACGGTGCCGCGATCCCGCGCAGCGGCCGCGCGACGCTCGCGTTCGGGCTGACCCTCGTCGCGAGCGTCGTGTACGCGATCATCAGCGGCGCGGGCACCGCGTTCCCGCTGGTCGCGCTGCCGGTGCTGGCGATCGTCACCGGCCTGGCGGGCGGGCTGAGCCCGGTCGCGATCGCCTCCCACGTCTACCGCGGCGCCGCCCGGCTGGTGGAGATCTTCCTGCTGTTCTGGCTGCTGGCGGTGCTGTTCGCGGGCATCGACGCGCTCGAACCGTTCCAGGTCATCCTGGACACCTGGGGCGGGTCGATGCAGGGCCTGTCACCGTTCCTGTTCGCGCTCGTCATCGCGCTGCTGGGCTGGGTCGGGGTGCCCGGCGCCACCGCGGCGCAGGTGGTGCTGCTGGACAAGGTGTTCGGGTCGCTGGCCGCCGCGGTCGGCATCGGCCCCGGCGCGTGGGTGATCGTGCTGCTGTTCGCGTCCAAAGCGGACACCTACGGTCCGTTCCCGAACGCCAACATGGTGGGCTCGATGAGCCTCGCCCGGTCGGTGAACCTGCGCAACATCATCATCACCGGGTTCCTCGTGCTCATCCCGGCGTGCGTGATGTACGCGATCATCCTGATGTTCGAGACCCGGTAG
- the menC gene encoding o-succinylbenzoate synthase, whose product MKITHVTLHRVRLPLIHSFQTSSHRKNHLEHILVELTGDDGVAGWGEIACPSDPFYAPDTVETSWLIATRYLVPALLDEEIAHPREVPALFRRVRGHRFAVAGFDAAVWALWARSRGIPLAQALGGTRATVTAGVSLGIEPTIDDLLEQVSRQVEAGYRRVKLKIAPGWDREPVAAVRAAFPELTLQVDANGAYLDEPAHHEALRGLDRYGLAMIEQPFAPRALLASAALQAATDTAVCLDESIDTLDDLRTAIALKAGRILNIKASRMGGLTPAVAAHDVARDAGWPVWCGGMHEFGVGRLANVALSSLPGFTLPSDVSGSDKYYARDLVVPPVSADAGVVAVPAGPGLGARVDEEFVAGCRTEVFTSSNPAAVAAAG is encoded by the coding sequence GTGAAGATCACCCACGTCACCCTGCACCGCGTGCGCCTGCCGCTGATCCACAGCTTCCAGACCAGCTCGCACCGCAAGAACCACCTCGAGCACATCCTCGTCGAGCTGACCGGCGACGACGGCGTCGCCGGCTGGGGCGAGATCGCCTGCCCGAGCGATCCGTTCTACGCGCCGGACACCGTCGAGACGAGCTGGCTGATCGCCACCCGCTACCTCGTGCCCGCGCTGCTGGACGAGGAGATCGCGCACCCCCGCGAGGTGCCCGCGCTGTTCCGCCGGGTGCGCGGTCACCGGTTCGCCGTGGCCGGGTTCGACGCGGCGGTGTGGGCGCTGTGGGCGCGCTCGCGCGGCATCCCGCTGGCGCAGGCGCTCGGCGGCACCAGGGCGACCGTGACGGCGGGGGTGTCGCTCGGCATCGAACCGACCATCGACGACCTGCTCGAACAGGTGTCGCGACAGGTCGAGGCCGGGTACCGGCGGGTCAAGCTCAAGATCGCCCCGGGCTGGGACCGCGAGCCGGTGGCGGCGGTGCGCGCGGCGTTCCCCGAGCTGACGCTGCAGGTCGACGCCAACGGCGCCTACCTGGACGAGCCCGCGCACCACGAGGCGCTGCGCGGCCTGGACCGGTACGGGCTCGCCATGATCGAGCAGCCGTTCGCGCCGCGCGCGCTGCTCGCCTCCGCGGCGCTGCAGGCCGCGACGGACACCGCGGTGTGCCTCGACGAGTCCATCGACACCCTGGACGACCTGCGCACCGCGATCGCCCTGAAGGCGGGGCGGATCCTCAACATCAAGGCGTCCCGGATGGGCGGGCTGACCCCGGCGGTGGCCGCGCACGACGTGGCGCGCGACGCGGGGTGGCCGGTGTGGTGCGGCGGGATGCACGAGTTCGGGGTGGGCCGCCTGGCGAACGTCGCGCTGTCCAGCCTGCCCGGGTTCACACTGCCCTCCGATGTGTCCGGTTCGGACAAGTACTATGCCCGTGATCTCGTGGTGCCGCCGGTGTCGGCCGACGCCGGTGTGGTCGCCGTGCCTGCCGGTCCCGGTCTCGGCGCGCGGGTCGACGAGGAGTTCGTCGCGGGATGCCGGACCGAGGTTTTCACCAGTTCCAACCCGGCCGCCGTCGCGGCCGCGGGATGA
- a CDS encoding MurR/RpiR family transcriptional regulator — translation MSQDDRSLSSPRQRFDARVQRRSAAVLQRLVADQEIKSLGAAMESILADGSVQRAAALVVSARRRFVLGTGKSFAYACLLAADLQASLSNVTPIDGRLVQAVDVLTEVRATDVLVVFSLRRYRRDTIAIAREFAASGGNVVVVTDSPDAPLAEVADALIVVRTESASYSDSPTAVAAVAHILATLTTASAKGAQRRLGERDRFSRSLSLYVESETP, via the coding sequence ATGAGCCAGGACGACCGTTCCCTGTCCAGCCCGCGTCAGCGGTTCGACGCGCGCGTGCAGCGCCGCTCGGCCGCCGTGCTGCAGCGCCTCGTGGCCGATCAGGAGATCAAGTCGCTGGGCGCGGCCATGGAGTCGATCCTCGCCGACGGGTCGGTGCAGCGCGCGGCCGCGCTCGTGGTCAGCGCCCGGCGCCGGTTCGTGCTCGGCACCGGCAAGTCGTTCGCCTACGCCTGCCTGCTGGCCGCCGACCTGCAGGCCTCACTGTCCAACGTGACCCCGATCGACGGCAGGCTGGTGCAGGCCGTCGACGTGCTCACCGAGGTGCGCGCCACCGACGTGCTCGTGGTGTTCTCGCTGCGCCGGTACCGGCGGGACACGATCGCGATCGCGCGCGAGTTCGCCGCGAGCGGCGGCAACGTCGTCGTGGTCACCGACTCACCCGACGCGCCGCTGGCCGAGGTGGCCGACGCGCTGATCGTGGTGCGCACCGAGAGCGCGTCCTATTCGGACTCGCCCACTGCGGTCGCGGCCGTGGCGCACATCCTCGCCACGCTCACCACCGCCAGCGCGAAAGGCGCGCAACGCCGTCTGGGAGAGCGCGACCGGTTCTCCCGCTCCCTGTCGCTCTACGTCGAATCGGAGACCCCGTGA
- a CDS encoding GNAT family N-acetyltransferase: protein MQRPGVRSDGLVVRNLDSAALQLQAAALYRRVFAYDEPDVGLSPPLLATLLRNGGSAIGITGPGDELLAFAYGLPASDDTGVYHYSQAAVVAPSSQGLGLGRLLKHAQADAVRAAGMRFMRWSYDPLLSRNAHFNLSVLGAVGRWYVDDYFFRQGSDRVIVEWDLTAAEAPATPPQPDRVPAPASWGRAWREGDRRWLPIPADPAAATPALRSAVRAGFHEFLGEGLAAVACVRCTGDTSAYLFAEHRSAA from the coding sequence GTGCAGCGACCTGGGGTGCGGTCCGACGGGCTCGTGGTGCGGAACCTCGACTCCGCCGCACTGCAACTGCAGGCCGCCGCGCTCTACCGGCGCGTGTTCGCCTACGACGAGCCGGACGTCGGGCTGAGCCCGCCGCTGCTGGCCACGCTGCTGCGCAACGGCGGGTCGGCGATCGGGATCACCGGGCCCGGCGACGAGCTGCTGGCCTTCGCCTACGGCCTGCCCGCCTCCGATGACACCGGCGTCTACCACTACTCGCAGGCCGCCGTGGTGGCGCCGTCGAGCCAGGGACTGGGCCTGGGGCGGCTGCTCAAACACGCGCAGGCCGACGCGGTCCGCGCCGCGGGCATGCGGTTCATGCGCTGGTCCTACGACCCGCTGCTGTCCCGCAACGCGCACTTCAACCTCAGTGTCCTCGGCGCGGTGGGCCGCTGGTACGTCGACGACTACTTCTTCCGCCAGGGATCGGACCGGGTGATCGTCGAGTGGGACCTCACCGCGGCGGAGGCTCCGGCGACGCCACCGCAGCCGGATCGGGTGCCCGCCCCGGCGAGCTGGGGCCGGGCGTGGCGCGAGGGTGACCGGCGCTGGCTGCCCATCCCGGCCGATCCGGCCGCGGCCACACCCGCCCTGCGCAGCGCGGTGCGCGCGGGCTTCCACGAGTTCCTGGGCGAGGGCCTGGCCGCCGTCGCGTGCGTGCGGTGCACCGGCGACACTTCGGCGTACCTGTTCGCCGAACACCGGAGTGCCGCATGA
- a CDS encoding M20/M25/M40 family metallo-hydrolase, translated as MNTDEMRDRLHDYVRHETPTGDAAALDGLLAEIGQRYTELGAAVEREAHPGGAHLVARFPGSAGREDERPVLCLGHHDTVWPRGALEWRESDGRVFGPGVYDMKGGLVVFETAVESLRDVPHRPVTMVVVADEEIGSPTARALLEREAADAVAALGFEPPHPDGALKTARRGSTRVRIEVTGRESHAALAPEDGASAIEELVDQVVALRGLVAGYPGVLCNVGTIGGGGRTNVVPGQAWCEVGLRFADAGSERSVLAALSELEPVRAGTIVRSTILTNRPVWTGEDPGLAEVLRAAAAEVGQPAGGRPAAGGADTNLTGSLGVPSLDGLGPVGRGAHAPDEQIVTASLVERARLTAALLARL; from the coding sequence GTGAACACTGACGAGATGCGCGACCGCCTGCACGACTACGTCCGCCACGAGACCCCGACCGGTGACGCCGCGGCGCTCGACGGCTTGCTGGCCGAGATCGGGCAGCGCTACACCGAGCTGGGGGCGGCCGTCGAGCGCGAGGCGCATCCGGGCGGTGCGCATCTGGTGGCGCGCTTCCCCGGCTCCGCCGGCCGCGAGGACGAGCGCCCGGTGCTGTGCCTGGGACACCACGACACGGTGTGGCCGCGCGGAGCGCTGGAGTGGCGGGAGAGCGACGGGCGGGTGTTCGGGCCCGGCGTGTACGACATGAAGGGCGGGCTCGTGGTGTTCGAGACCGCGGTGGAGTCGCTGCGCGACGTGCCGCACCGGCCGGTGACGATGGTCGTGGTGGCCGACGAGGAGATCGGCTCCCCGACGGCGCGGGCACTGCTGGAACGCGAGGCGGCGGACGCGGTCGCCGCGCTCGGGTTCGAGCCCCCGCACCCGGACGGCGCGCTGAAGACCGCGCGGCGCGGCAGCACGCGGGTACGCATCGAGGTGACCGGCCGGGAATCGCACGCCGCGCTCGCCCCCGAGGACGGCGCGTCGGCGATCGAGGAGCTGGTCGACCAGGTGGTGGCGTTGCGTGGGCTGGTCGCCGGGTATCCCGGTGTGCTGTGCAACGTGGGCACGATCGGCGGCGGCGGCCGGACGAACGTCGTTCCCGGGCAGGCGTGGTGCGAGGTGGGCCTGCGCTTCGCCGACGCCGGTTCGGAGCGCTCGGTGCTCGCCGCGCTGTCCGAACTGGAGCCGGTGCGCGCAGGAACCATCGTGCGGAGCACGATTCTGACGAACCGTCCGGTGTGGACTGGCGAGGATCCGGGCCTGGCGGAGGTGCTACGCGCGGCCGCCGCCGAGGTGGGGCAGCCCGCCGGGGGCAGGCCGGCCGCGGGCGGCGCGGACACCAACCTGACAGGCTCGCTGGGCGTCCCCAGTCTGGACGGCCTGGGCCCGGTCGGCCGCGGCGCGCACGCCCCGGACGAGCAGATCGTGACCGCGAGCCTGGTGGAGCGGGCCCGGCTGACGGCGGCGCTGCTGGCGCGGTTGTGA